The DNA segment ATTCTTCGACCCAGCAGAATTGCATAATACTCGAGACTGTTTTATGACTATGTTACGAAGACTGTGAGAACCAAAGACAGGgagtaaaagaaaaactagtttttttgtgtattgaaaatcaatttttacgcAATGCAATTAGTGGAGAAATGCATTTTCCttacataaaatcaaaataccCGACTACCAGTAAAGTTTTGCGCCTTTAGgttgatttgttttgaatttcatttcaattttattcctCAAATTGTATAATGAAAACAAGGAATAAATGGCCGACAATAGAAAAATCCTTCTTTTACCTATGCACTATGTACAGTGTATTAGTTACAACCGTTTGTATCGGCGATGTCTGCtgtgaaaacagaaaattgtcCGATGGTtctttcactgaaaatcttaTTAATTCCAATTTTGTGAATTACCACACTATTCACtgttgatttattttacttaattttcaCCATTCACTTAACTTTATCACtcaaaatattcacaatttaaattccaaaaaatcgACGCGACATTTTTACTTTCGACCCGCATTCGATCGAAACTTCTCTACTACtgaatataaaagaaaaaaaaaatgttgttgtaaGAGAAGCAGGCATTATATGGAAAGCCATAGACCACGAACCGAAGATGAAACGAAATCCACGAAGTGGATTAAGGCTACTCGAGCACTAAACTTTTCACTCCGTTTTGCCGGCAACATTTTGTTAAATCGACAGACAACGAAAACCTGAACCTAAATgaacatttaacatttttgtaattaaacaGATAAGCTAAGTCAAATCGTGCATGAAATCATgataattttctattaaacGAATGCAAGGTTTTAGTATTGAAATGCATAGTTGAATGCGCGTCCAGCCTTAACTATGCCGGCAAAAAAGAAATGTCAGATAAGTTTTGGTGTTGCCAATGTTGCCATATTGAACTAGAAATCCTCTTTTTGTTTGGTAGATTCAAATTTTGGAGGTAATGGAAAGAAAGGAAAGTTAAGTATagattccacttaaaaagagcactccgtttagcctccgtctacatgacagttgtaaaatagaacaaaagaactgtcacgcaaacggagtggaaattgaatttatttcaattttttactccgtttacgtgacagttccattgttttattttacaactgtcatgtaaacggaggctaaacggagtgctctttttaagtggaaactatactttataATCGAATTTTTAACGCTGAGTCCGTAGTCTGTGAGTACCGATTTTAATAGGTTACTGTAAATTGTCTTTGATGTGGTTCTTTTACATTTACTAACGTAACTGGAATCAGAAAtccatttgtatgaaatactAAGCTGTGCGTTATATCAGATTAATTCGTTCAGTGCATTTTAATCTGATCAAAATCAGTTGTCAACttttcgatgataaatgaTTTCTTGGAGATAACTTTCTactcaatgaaagtgtaaaccaGGCATTGTCTATTTTGGCCCGTAGGACTTAGATATTAtgtaaacgcactcattttcacataaattgtAAGTGCGTTGAAGTTAAATAGGCCGCTCGGCCAGTTCTAGTTTCGTTACAGTACAGAACCTAAATCTGAAAGAATAGGTATACACAACCACGAAGGCAAGGCTGTGAAACAATAGGTGAAGACCcttctgagttgatcaagAAGGAGGtggaacacaaattttgacaatttataCAAATTCTGTTAAACACGCTCATTACAGACTATGTGACATGCCAACTtgctaaaaatattattttatcagGTGCTTAGTGTTCATAagtttttaacaaaatgtcTGAGCTACCCGTATTCgtcaaagttctgaaagaacaggttaagacactcacGAAGACGGCTGAcatcaattttgttaaatgCACTCATTACATATTGtgtgaaaagtcaatttgatttttttttttttgctaaaaagaaattgagcTGTAAGTGCGCTgacgcgccgcgtcattcacaataacaaacaaagtggcattttccttatacaaaatgtgtcatttattgtgaatgaagcggcgcgaaattcctagcagccgttttacaaaaaagttgTGACTATCACAAAACAGTTGGCCCAGATTTTTAAGCAAATTTGTGTTTTGAAAGAAAGGGAGATATGGCGTTTATAGCGAACTTTCGGGCACATCTGATTCTGTTATTCTGTTATATATGGCGttacctccgcccatataTCTACCTTGGCCATTCCGTTCAAAGTTTATAAGTTCAAGTTATAGTTCAAATAGTAAGGCAAACTAAAGAGTCGGCGTCAATCTCGTCTTGAACATTTCGATTCGTCAAAACACATTCAACCGCATTCAACATTTAGATATCAAATTATGTTTGAATTTCTTGATCTAAGGCGAAGAAGAGGTTAATCGACTTTTTATTTATACCTACTAAAGGACTTTGCTTGTTGAAATGTCGAAAGAAtaagtgcttaaaacatgaaaagcaCACCCATAAACAAAAGTTAGAATTAAAAGTTCATCGTATAGCAAACAATATCAACATTTATCACTCATATGTTAAGTTTTGGTTAGTGACTAAACATCTCTATGAATTAACTACACGTAAGGGATAATGCTCGCGCAGGCACTTTAGGCacgccggaaagtgctaagggggtCGAGGAatatatccaaataaatttctcaaaatcgaaaaccaaatttttgatttttagaaatttatttggaggtattcctcgactcaattagcactttccggtgtgcctaaagtagacaagtcacaataaccggtaacgtgttttaattttataacatttattttgctgtatTTTGCTACTTATATGATCACAATACTATTCGTAgccattttaaaatttcattattttcccacacaattttcaaataaaatcccCAAATCTCACTCGGCTCAATCTCTAATGCCCATAATAAGATGAGTGTCGTCCGACAAATACACCATCCCGAAGTTTGAAGTTTTCCGAAGTCTATTCCACGAAGTGCGTTCTTTAGCGCATTTGCACCTCGGTTAAGAATTTTCGTCAACATTTTACGTAGTTTAATCTTATCTTAAGTGCATATAATTAATAACAATTACACGAAACTGTAGCCACAGGTTTGTTAATTACCatttaaataaagtttttgtaTAAGTGTCCCTGATAACGTGAAAAAAATGGCAAAGCGTCTGGTCTAATTCCATTGAATGATGGTTACTCCGCTATACAGTTGTACCGCAAGAGAAACATTGTCTCCTccaaaaggattttttttcgctcgtCTCAAAGAGAAATGGCGTCtggttgaaaaaatttcgtacTTGTCACATGGTTATTGatgagaataatttttgtaatttgttaTTTCTGTTACAAATGTTTGGCTACtttcatgaaaatgatttgatgaaaactgaaattcaaTCGATGACTAATGCGGTGTCGATGATCGACTccgagacaaaaaaaaatgtcgcgGTCGCGGTCGCTCTCTTTGTTAGGTGGTGTGCAACATTGCGCCGATAATATTCATTTCAGACAGACAGAACAACTggtgtaaatttattttttttactgcaAAAATCGTACTATTCCGAGTGCATTTTGAATTGGTAGAGCGTTGATGTAACTATTCGAACAATTATGCCAACATTTCATTGAACAGTTATTTCCTATTGCACTAATTCTCACGGTTTTGATCTTgtttgtggtttttttttttcgtgattttcaGAAATTCCCAATCtacgaagttttttttctacatttttgcGATCGAATTAATTATCGTTAGTTTGTTTgagacatttttgaaaaaaaaatctctttctTTGTCTAAAAACCATAGACACCGGGGCtttggaaattaattaaattcgttGATTGCATGTCAAAAAGGATAAAAGAAAGGAATAAAAATCGATCTCacagaattttgaattttgattgtttcAGCTACTTGTAAATACAGTGTACATAGCGATGAGCTCACAAACTCGTACGACTGGCGGTAGCCGTCCGTCGAAGAAGACCAACAATGTATCTGGATCCGCTAAAACAGTGACCATTACCAAGAAAACAGAACATCCAAAACCAGAAAAGGATAAAGTTCATGTTAAAGTGAgtatcagaaatatttttacattaaTCGAAAGGGATCTAAAGGGATTCTATCAGCGATTGACTGTTTCTTCAAAATGTCTTACGTAATGGTCGTTTGATAGGCTGTGATGTTTCGCAAGGCGGCtccttttttttgcaatcCACTTTATGATGATTGAGCACTTGTTCGATAAATTCTCACGAATTATTTGTAATTCCCTTTTGGAAACATCCAACTGACACAGAacacaatttattattattcagcCTGAGGTGGCGTGTATATTTGATTGTCTGGATTacgttgttgtttgttttcatATGTATAtacgacaacaacaaattattcTGTTGGCATTATcgcaataacaataattttatcatCAGTCATTTATGgttcaattttaaatatgACTCACGTTCTTCGTTCACGTTTTTCATAAATCCATAGAATAACTTATCGAACTCTTGGGGAGAGGAACGTGATTATGTGGTGAAGGCCTATCCAATTGGCGTTCAATCGCAAGACCAATGTGAACATTTAGTATTGATTTTATCAGTGTCACCAATCTCGATTCTATTTGAATCGTTATCAGTTCATAATGATGAACATTGACCATTCAAGTGCTAACAAtggaattttgtttgtattgcaGCCAACAGCAGAACAGATTCGTATCGCTCAAATCACAGACATCAACAGTGGTTCAGAGGATCCGAAAATGCGTGAGAAAGTTGCTAGTCTGATGGAGACTACTCATCGTTCCGAGGAAGATGTTTGTTGTGCGTTGTATGAGTGTGACAATGATTTGGATCGTGCcgtcatatttttgtttgaaactcTTCCTGTTGGGGCGTTTGAGACGTCGTccaagaagaaaaagaatcgATTGACTAGTGGAAGTGGAGACGCTACTGGTGACGAATGGGGCGACAATGGAACATCAGGACCGAATAACAATGATGTTCGTGAACGGTCACGCAACCGCACTGGCATGCGTGGGGGTCGTGGCGGTTCAGATAGTCGTGGATGGAGAGGCAGAGAGTCACGAGAAAATGACCGAAATGCATCAGATAATAGGGGAGAACGTGTTGAAAGATGGCAAGGAGGCAGTCGTGGAAGTGGACGAGGTGGTTTTCGCGGCGGTTTCGGAAGTCGTGGAGGTCGTGGCGGAAGAGGTGGTTCAAGGGGAACTAATCGTGATAATAATCGCATATTTAGACCCGAAGAGAATCACGAGGTTGAAACTTGGAACAACAGTCTTGTTACTGCGACTGTTGATCAAAATAAAACCGAAGATTGGGGCGGAGACTGGGACAACGACGAATACACTGAGTCATTGGCTGACAGCAAGGTATTCACGCCGAGTGTCAATCAAAACCAAACGGTAGAATTATCTGCTCCGCCTGGTCTTGAACAGCAACTACTCAATCCGCCGTCCCAACTGACTGATGATTTGGTGCAGTATAGTGCAACGGTTGTGTCAAGTACTGCTACAGgtacatttttttcgtaagGTAAATATCGAAAGAAAATTCTCTTATTCATTTACAGCAGGTGCTGTGGCTGCAGTGAACAACAACCAGGTGCAATATCCCGAAATTCACGGTTCGTCGGTAGCTCTGCGTCAGGCACTGGATTTGCCGCAAATAAATGCATCTTCACTATCGGTCGAGCAATCTCAGTATTTCAAGTCGCTATCTTCTCAAAATTCCAACCAACAAGCATCTATGAATGCCTATCAGGTGCCACAGCCTGTGCAATATTCGACCAGTTACTCGAGCAACAATAGCTACGTTGACCAAGTGGTTTCATCCCAGCAAGCACCAACTCGAAAGCCTCGAGCAAGAGTGCCGCCTCCATCTAAAATACCGTCAACTGCCGTTGAAATGCCTGGTGATACTTTAAACAACATCGGTTATCTGGACGTTCAGTTCGGTCAACTTGAGTTCGGCAATGAAGAAGCATTTGACGCCATTACGGATAAATTCAATGCGACAATCGACAGCTCGCAGAGCGTTACTGGTGATGTTAcgactgactaccaaactaAATCGTCCGTACAACAGCAGCAAAATGTTTTGGCATCGCAAATGATCCCAACTGCAGATGTATTGTCCGGCCAAAGTGATGGATTATCCACGGCGTACAATCAAAGGGGTGGTTCAGTCCAACAGTCTGTGTCTGTGGGTAGTAACATCAGCAACAGTGCAGGTAAATATAACCATAAGATACCCAA comes from the Bradysia coprophila strain Holo2 unplaced genomic scaffold, BU_Bcop_v1 contig_358, whole genome shotgun sequence genome and includes:
- the LOC119081343 gene encoding protein lingerer isoform X8, translating into MSSQTRTTGGSRPSKKTNNVSGSAKTVTITKKTEHPKPEKDKVHVKPTAEQIRIAQITDINSGSEDPKMREKVASLMETTHRSEEDVCCALYECDNDLDRAVIFLFETLPVGAFETSSKKKKNRLTSGSGDATGDEWGDNGTSGPNNNDVRERSRNRTGMRGGRGGSDSRGWRGRESRENDRNASDNRGERVERWQGGSRGSGRGGFRGGFGSRGGRGGRGGSRGTNRDNNRIFRPEENHEVETWNNSLVTATVDQNKTEDWGGDWDNDEYTESLADSKVFTPSVNQNQTVELSAPPGLEQQLLNPPSQLTDDLVQYSATVVSSTATAGAVAAVNNNQVQYPEIHGSSVALRQALDLPQINASSLSVEQSQYFKSLSSQNSNQQASMNAYQVPQPVQYSTSYSSNNSYVDQVVSSQQAPTRKPRARVPPPSKIPSTAVEMPGDTLNNIGYLDVQFGQLEFGNEEAFDAITDKFNATIDSSQSVTGDVTTDYQTKSSVQQQQNVLASQMIPTADVLSGQSDGLSTAYNQRGGSVQQSVSVGSNISNSAAKADHYGNAVSSSATSGYHNQSAYNNNVSNSKTSGYQPGANQQGYTNSNYSQQVTTGNSYSTAASNSSYSSYNQSGVNPYQQSNSNNVSGVNSSSGVSSNNSVPVGSGSNNSNSNSNSGYLSSQYPSSQTSSTYPSQPSNAYQSSQSVYGNTGLSNNTGYANSSNVSSAASQYSNFSSTKLKETTPVTTIYESVVSSAPSVLANSAITTSSMSSPSLGLNNTKVTSSATKSSGIVPSNVAMVSQYIPTGMPFYQQPTVYSYEEIQMMQQRMPHVPGYYDMNYQPPTSLGAAGVRDGNIGSVAAYSTISDARFTRTDNNSSPVSNVPSTMSQQTGSGGPLLNLPYAYFYGGNMMAGGFQYGTPAIYPQQMPTANASSGGQFPKPSYNSGYGSTAYDTLGQNTQDYSKGAYPGTGVGQQSKGQNVTNPPPSGTGADISSSMYGKSHVALNKVNSYDKQSYSATPPPFNLTGTQTAGANSQGYNAQHMYIQAMPPAGHHMHQQIQMDGRVQNASRRDSNSTGQRQQSSSQSKSGAKPGYSPSYWTAQN
- the LOC119081343 gene encoding protein lingerer isoform X25 translates to MSSQTRTTGGSRPSKKTNNVSGSAKTVTITKKTEHPKPEKDKVHVKPTAEQIRIAQITDINSGSEDPKMREKVASLMETTHRSEEDVCCALYECDNDLDRAVIFLFETLPVGAFETSSKKKKNRLTSGSGDATGDEWGDNGTSGPNNNDVRERSRNRTGMRGGRGGSDSRGWRGRESRENDRNASDNRGERVERWQGGSRGSGRGGFRGGFGSRGGRGGRGGSRGTNRDNNRIFRPEENHEVETWNNSLVTATVDQNKTEDWGGDWDNDEYTESLADSKVFTPSVNQNQTVELSAPPGLEQQLLNPPSQLTDDLVQYSATVVSSTATGAVAAVNNNQVQYPEIHGSSVALRQALDLPQINASSLSVEQSQYFKSLSSQNSNQQASMNAYQVPQPVQYSTSYSSNNSYVDQVVSSQQAPTRKPRARVPPPSKIPSTAVEMPGDTLNNIGYLDVQFGQLEFGNEEAFDAITDKFNATIDSSQSVTGDVTTDYQTKSSVQQQQNVLASQMIPTADVLSGQSDGLSTAYNQRGGSVQQSVSVGSNISNSAALEQLAKADHYGNAVSSSATSGYHNQSAYNNNVSNSKTSGYQPGANQQGYTNSNYSQQVTTGNSYSTAASNSSYSSYNQSGVNPYQQSNSNNVSGVNSSSGVSSNNSVPVGSGSNNSNSNSNSGYLSSQYPSSQTSSTYPSQPSNAYQSSQSVYGNTGLSNNTGYANSSNVSSAASQYSNFSSTKLKETTPVTTIYESVVSSAPSVLANSAITTSSMSSPSLGLNNTKVTSSATKSSGIVPSNVAMVSQYIPTGMPFYQQPTVYSYEEIQMMQQRMPHVPGYYDMNYQPPTSLGAAGVRDGNIGSVAAYSTISDARFTRTDNNSSPVSNVPSTMSQQTGSGGPLLNLPYAYFYGGNMMAGGFQYGTPAIYPQQMPTANASSGGQFPKPSYNSGYGSTAYDTLGQNTQDYSKGAYPGTGVGQQSKGQNVTNPPPSGTGADISSSMYGKSHVALNKVNSYDKQSYSATPPPFNLTGTQTAGANSQGYNAQHMYIQAMPPAGHHMHQQIQDYFF
- the LOC119081343 gene encoding protein lingerer isoform X24, producing MSSQTRTTGGSRPSKKTNNVSGSAKTVTITKKTEHPKPEKDKVHVKPTAEQIRIAQITDINSGSEDPKMREKVASLMETTHRSEEDVCCALYECDNDLDRAVIFLFETLPVGAFETSSKKKKNRLTSGSGDATGDEWGDNGTSGPNNNDVRERSRNRTGMRGGRGGSDSRGWRGRESRENDRNASDNRGERVERWQGGSRGSGRGGFRGGFGSRGGRGGRGGSRGTNRDNNRIFRPEENHEVETWNNSLVTATVDQNKTEDWGGDWDNDEYTESLADSKVFTPSVNQNQTVELSAPPGLEQQLLNPPSQLTDDLVQYSATVVSSTATGAVAAVNNNQVQYPEIHGSSVALRQALDLPQINASSLSVEQSQYFKSLSSQNSNQQASMNAYQVPQPVQYSTSYSSNNSYVDQVVSSQQAPTRKPRARVPPPSKIPSTAVEMPGDTLNNIGYLDVQFGQLEFGNEEAFDAITDKFNATIDSSQSVTGDVTTDYQTKSSVQQQQNVLASQMIPTADVLSGQSDGLSTAYNQRGGSVQQSVSVGSNISNSAAKADHYGNAVSSSATSGYHNQSAYNNNVSNSKTSGYQPGANQQGYTNSNYSQQVTTGNSYSTAASNSSYSSYNQSGVNPYQQSNSNNVSGVNSSSGVSSNNSVPVGSGSNNSNSNSNSGYLSSQYPSSQTSSTYPSQPSNAYQSSQSVYGNTGLSNNTGVVSSAPSVLANSAITTSSMSSPSLGLNNTKVTSSATKSSGIVPSNVAMVSQYIPTGMPFYQQPTVYSYEEIQMMQQRMPHVPGYYDMNYQPPTSLGAAGVRDGNIGSVAAYSTISDARFTRTDNNSSPVSNVPSTMSQQTGSGGPLLNLPYAYFYGGNMMAGGFQYGTPAIYPQQMPTANASSGGQFPKPSYNSGYGSTAYDTLGQNTQDYSKGAYPGTGVGQQSKGQNVTNPPPSGTGADISSSMYGKSHVALNKVNSYDKQSYSATPPPFNLTGTQTAGANSQGYNAQHMYIQAMPPAGHHMHQQIQMDGRVQNASRRDSNSTGQRQQSSSQSKSGAKPGYSPSYWTAQN
- the LOC119081343 gene encoding protein lingerer isoform X27, producing MSSQTRTTGGSRPSKKTNNVSGSAKTVTITKKTEHPKPEKDKVHVKPTAEQIRIAQITDINSGSEDPKMREKVASLMETTHRSEEDVCCALYECDNDLDRAVIFLFETLPVGAFETSSKKKKNRLTSGSGDATGDEWGDNGTSGPNNNDVRERSRNRTGMRGGRGGSDSRGWRGRESRENDRNASDNRGERVERWQGGSRGSGRGGFRGGFGSRGGRGGRGGSRGTNRDNNRIFRPEENHEVETWNNSLVTATVDQNKTEDWGGDWDNDEYTESLADSKVFTPSVNQNQTVELSAPPGLEQQLLNPPSQLTDDLVQYSATVVSSTATGAVAAVNNNQVQYPEIHGSSVALRQALDLPQINASSLSVEQSQYFKSLSSQNSNQQASMNAYQVPQPVQYSTSYSSNNSYVDQVVSSQQAPTRKPRARVPPPSKIPSTAVEMPGDTLNNIGYLDVQFGQLEFGNEEAFDAITDKFNATIDSSQSVTGDVTTDYQTKSSVQQQQNVLASQMIPTADVLSGQSDGLSTAYNQRGGSVQQSVSVGSNISNSAAKADHYGNAVSSSATSGYHNQSAYNNNVSNSKTSGYQPGANQQGYTNSNYSQQVTTGNSYSTAASNSSYSSYNQSGVNPYQQSNSNNVSGVNSSSGVSSNNSVPVGSGSNNSNSNSNSGYLSSQYPSSQTSSTYPSQPSNAYQSSQSVYGNTGLSNNTGYANSSNVSSAASQYSNFSSTKLKETTPVTTIYESVVSSAPSVLANSAITTSSMSSPSLGLNNTKVTSSATKSSGIVPSNVAMVSQYIPTGMPFYQQPTVYSYEEIQMMQQRMPHVPGYYDMNYQPPTSLGAAGVRDGNIGSVAAYSTISDARFTRTDNNSSPVSNVPSTMSQQTGSGGPLLNLPYAYFYGGNMMAGGFQYGTPAIYPQQMPTANASSGGQFPKPSYNSGYGSTAYDTLGQNTQDYSKGAYPGTGVGQQSKGQNVTNPPPSGTGADISSSMYGKSHVALNKVNSYDKQSYSATPPPFNLTGTQTAGANSQGYNAQHMYIQAMPPAGHHMHQQIQDYFF
- the LOC119081343 gene encoding protein lingerer isoform X12 — translated: MSSQTRTTGGSRPSKKTNNVSGSAKTVTITKKTEHPKPEKDKVHVKPTAEQIRIAQITDINSGSEDPKMREKVASLMETTHRSEEDVCCALYECDNDLDRAVIFLFETLPVGAFETSSKKKKNRLTSGSGDATGDEWGDNGTSGPNNNDVRERSRNRTGMRGGRGGSDSRGWRGRESRENDRNASDNRGERVERWQGGSRGSGRGGFRGGFGSRGGRGGRGGSRGTNRDNNRIFRPEENHEVETWNNSLVTATVDQNKTEDWGGDWDNDEYTESLADSKVFTPSVNQNQTVELSAPPGLEQQLLNPPSQLTDDLVQYSATVVSSTATAGAVAAVNNNQVQYPEIHGSSVALRQALDLPQINASSLSVEQSQYFKSLSSQNSNQQASMNAYQVPQPVQYSTSYSSNNSYVDQVVSSQQAPTRKPRARVPPPSKIPSTAVEMPGDTLNNIGYLDVQFGQLEFGNEEAFDAITDKFNATIDSSQSVTGDVTTDYQTKSSVQQQQNVLASQMIPTADVLSGQSDGLSTAYNQRGGSVQQSVSVGSNISNSAALEQLAKADHYGNAVSSSATSGYHNQSAYNNNVSNSKTSGYQPGANQQGYTNSNYSQQVTTGNSYSTAASNSSYSSYNQSGVNPYQQSNSNNVSGVNSSSGVSSNNSVPVGSGSNNSNSNSNSGYLSSQYPSSQTSSTYPSQPSNAYQSSQSVYGNTGLSNNTGYANSSNVSSAASQYSNFSSTKLKETTPVTTIYESVVSSAPSVLANSAITTSSMSSPSLGLNNTKVTSSATKSSGIVPSNVAMVSQYIPTGMPFYQQPTVYSYEEIQMMQQRMPHVPGYYDMNYQPPTSLGAAGVRDGNIGSVAAYSTISDARFTRTDNNSSPVSNVPSTMSQQTGSGGPLLNLPYAYFYGGNMMAGGFQYGTPAIYPQQMPTANASSGGQFPKPSYNSGYGSTAYDTLGQNTQDYSKGAYPGTGVGQQSKGQNVTNPPPSGTGADISSSMYGKSHVALNKVNSYDKQSYSATPPPFNLTGTQTAGANSQGYNAQHMYIQAMPPAGHHMHQQIQDSNSTGQRQQSSSQSKSGAKPGYSPSYWTAQN
- the LOC119081343 gene encoding protein lingerer isoform X23, with the protein product MSSQTRTTGGSRPSKKTNNVSGSAKTVTITKKTEHPKPEKDKVHVKPTAEQIRIAQITDINSGSEDPKMREKVASLMETTHRSEEDVCCALYECDNDLDRAVIFLFETLPVGAFETSSKKKKNRLTSGSGDATGDEWGDNGTSGPNNNDVRERSRNRTGMRGGRGGSDSRGWRGRESRENDRNASDNRGERVERWQGGSRGSGRGGFRGGFGSRGGRGGRGGSRGTNRDNNRIFRPEENHEVETWNNSLVTATVDQNKTEDWGGDWDNDEYTESLADSKVFTPSVNQNQTVELSAPPGLEQQLLNPPSQLTDDLVQYSATVVSSTATGAVAAVNNNQVQYPEIHGSSVALRQALDLPQINASSLSVEQSQYFKSLSSQNSNQQASMNAYQVPQPVQYSTSYSSNNSYVDQVVSSQQAPTRKPRARVPPPSKIPSTAVEMPGDTLNNIGYLDVQFGQLEFGNEEAFDAITDKFNATIDSSQSVTGDVTTDYQTKSSVQQQQNVLASQMIPTADVLSGQSDGLSTAYNQRGGSVQQSVSVGSNISNSAAKADHYGNAVSSSATSGYHNQSAYNNNVSNSKTSGYQPGANQQGYTNSNYSQQVTTGNSYSTAASNSSYSSYNQSGVNPYQQSNSNNVSGVNSSSGVSSNNSVPVGSGSNNSNSNSNSGYLSSQYPSSQTSSTYPSQPSNAYQSSQSVYGNTGLSNNTGYANSSNVSSAASQYSNFSSTKLKETTPVTTIYESVVSSAPSVLANSAITTSSMSSPSLGLNNTKVTSSATKSSGIVPSNVAMPGYYDMNYQPPTSLGAAGVRDGNIGSVAAYSTISDARFTRTDNNSSPVSNVPSTMSQQTGSGGPLLNLPYAYFYGGNMMAGGFQYGTPAIYPQQMPTANASSGGQFPKPSYNSGYGSTAYDTLGQNTQDYSKGAYPGTGVGQQSKGQNVTNPPPSGTGADISSSMYGKSHVALNKVNSYDKQSYSATPPPFNLTGTQTAGANSQGYNAQHMYIQAMPPAGHHMHQQIQMDGRVQNASRRDSNSTGQRQQSSSQSKSGAKPGYSPSYWTAQN
- the LOC119081343 gene encoding protein lingerer isoform X30 encodes the protein MSSQTRTTGGSRPSKKTNNVSGSAKTVTITKKTEHPKPEKDKVHVKPTAEQIRIAQITDINSGSEDPKMREKVASLMETTHRSEEDVCCALYECDNDLDRAVIFLFETLPVGAFETSSKKKKNRLTSGSGDATGDEWGDNGTSGPNNNDVRERSRNRTGMRGGRGGSDSRGWRGRESRENDRNASDNRGERVERWQGGSRGSGRGGFRGGFGSRGGRGGRGGSRGTNRDNNRIFRPEENHEVETWNNSLVTATVDQNKTEDWGGDWDNDEYTESLADSKVFTPSVNQNQTVELSAPPGLEQQLLNPPSQLTDDLVQYSATVVSSTATGAVAAVNNNQVQYPEIHGSSVALRQALDLPQINASSLSVEQSQYFKSLSSQNSNQQASMNAYQVPQPVQYSTSYSSNNSYVDQVVSSQQAPTRKPRARVPPPSKIPSTAVEMPGDTLNNIGYLDVQFGQLEFGNEEAFDAITDKFNATIDSSQSVTGDVTTDYQTKSSVQQQQNVLASQMIPTADVLSGQSDGLSTAYNQRGGSVQQSVSVGSNISNSAAKADHYGNAVSSSATSGYHNQSAYNNNVSNSKTSGYQPGANQQGYTNSNYSQQVTTGNSYSTAASNSSYSSYNQSGVNPYQQSNSNNVSGVNSSSGVSSNNSVPVGSGSNNSNSNSNSGYLSSQYPSSQTSSTYPSQPSNAYQSSQSVYGNTGLSNNTGVVSSAPSVLANSAITTSSMSSPSLGLNNTKVTSSATKSSGIVPSNVAMVSQYIPTGMPFYQQPTVYSYEEIQMMQQRMPHVPGYYDMNYQPPTSLGAAGVRDGNIGSVAAYSTISDARFTRTDNNSSPVSNVPSTMSQQTGSGGPLLNLPYAYFYGGNMMAGGFQYGTPAIYPQQMPTANASSGGQFPKPSYNSGYGSTAYDTLGQNTQDYSKGAYPGTGVGQQSKGQNVTNPPPSGTGADISSSMYGKSHVALNKVNSYDKQSYSATPPPFNLTGTQTAGANSQGYNAQHMYIQAMPPAGHHMHQQIQDYFF